A DNA window from Comamonas sp. 26 contains the following coding sequences:
- the tesF gene encoding acetaldehyde dehydrogenase TesF, with protein MTQKKIKCALIGPGNIGTDLLMKLQRSSILEPVWMVGIDPESDGLKRAREMGIKTTADGVDGLLPFVKEDGIQIAFDATSAYVHAENSRKLNELGVLMIDLTPAAIGPYCVPSVNLAEKVAEKAMNVNMVTCGGQATIPMVAAVSRVQAVSYGEIVATVSSRSVGPGTRKNIDEFTRTTSGAVEKIGGAQKGKAIIVINPAEPPLIMRDTIHCLTVDTPKVAEIEASVQDMIKEVQKYVPGYKLVNGPVIDGNRVSIYMEVEGLGDYLPKYAGNLDIMTAAAARTAEMFAEEILAGRFEPAEAALA; from the coding sequence ATGACGCAAAAGAAGATCAAGTGCGCACTGATCGGTCCCGGCAATATCGGCACCGACCTGCTCATGAAACTGCAGCGCTCCTCCATTCTGGAGCCTGTGTGGATGGTCGGTATCGACCCCGAATCTGATGGTCTGAAGCGTGCCCGCGAAATGGGCATCAAGACCACGGCCGATGGTGTAGACGGCCTGCTGCCTTTCGTCAAGGAAGACGGCATCCAGATCGCGTTTGATGCCACCAGCGCCTATGTGCACGCTGAAAACAGCCGCAAGCTCAACGAGCTGGGCGTGCTGATGATCGACCTGACACCTGCTGCCATTGGCCCTTACTGCGTGCCCAGCGTGAACCTGGCCGAGAAGGTTGCCGAAAAGGCCATGAACGTGAACATGGTCACCTGCGGCGGCCAGGCCACCATTCCCATGGTCGCAGCGGTCTCCCGTGTGCAGGCGGTGAGCTATGGCGAGATTGTGGCGACTGTTTCCAGCCGCTCCGTCGGCCCCGGCACCCGCAAGAACATTGATGAGTTCACGCGCACCACATCGGGCGCGGTGGAAAAAATTGGCGGCGCACAAAAAGGCAAGGCCATCATCGTGATCAACCCGGCCGAGCCGCCACTGATCATGCGCGACACCATTCATTGCCTCACAGTGGACACACCCAAGGTGGCCGAGATCGAAGCATCCGTGCAGGACATGATCAAGGAAGTGCAGAAGTACGTGCCCGGCTACAAGCTGGTCAACGGCCCTGTCATCGACGGCAACCGCGTCTCCATCTACATGGAAGTCGAAGGCCTGGGCGACTACCTGCCCAAGTACGCAGGCAATCTGGACATCATGACCGCCGCTGCCGCGCGCACGGCCGAGATGTTTGCCGAAGAAATCCTGGCTGGCCGCTTTGAGCCCGCTGAAGCTGCCCTGGCCTAA
- the tesG gene encoding 4-hydroxy-2-oxovalerate aldolase TesG, whose product MSLQGKKITVHDMTLRDGMHPKRHLISLEQMKTVACGLDAAGVPLIEVTHGDGLGGSSVNYGFPSHTDEEYLGAVIPLMKQAKVSALLLPGIGTVDHLKMAYDLGVSTIRVATHCTEADVSEQHISMARKMGMDTVGFLMMAHMNSAEGLVKQAKLMESYGANCIYITDSAGYMLPDDVKERLSAVRQALNAETELGFHGHHNMAMGIANSLAAVEVGANRIDAAAAGLGAGAGNTPMEVLVAVCARMGIETGVDVFKIQDVAEDLVVPLMDFPIRIDRDALTLGYAGVYGSFLLFAKRAEVKYGIPARELLLELGRRGMVGGQEDMIEDTALTMVRQRKAAALA is encoded by the coding sequence ATGAGCCTTCAAGGTAAAAAAATCACCGTCCACGACATGACACTGCGTGACGGCATGCACCCCAAGCGCCACCTCATCTCGCTGGAGCAAATGAAGACAGTGGCCTGTGGCCTCGACGCAGCTGGCGTGCCCCTGATCGAAGTCACCCACGGTGACGGTCTGGGCGGCAGCTCCGTGAACTACGGCTTCCCTTCCCACACAGACGAAGAGTATCTGGGTGCCGTGATCCCGCTGATGAAGCAGGCCAAAGTTTCCGCCTTGCTGCTGCCCGGTATCGGTACCGTCGACCACCTGAAGATGGCCTACGACCTGGGCGTCTCAACCATCCGCGTGGCGACTCACTGCACCGAGGCCGATGTCTCCGAGCAGCACATCTCCATGGCCCGCAAGATGGGCATGGACACGGTGGGCTTTCTGATGATGGCCCACATGAACAGCGCCGAAGGCCTGGTCAAGCAAGCCAAGCTGATGGAAAGCTACGGCGCCAACTGCATCTACATCACCGACTCTGCCGGCTACATGCTGCCCGACGATGTGAAGGAGCGCCTGTCTGCCGTGCGCCAGGCACTGAACGCTGAGACCGAGCTGGGCTTCCACGGCCACCACAACATGGCTATGGGCATCGCCAACTCACTGGCGGCTGTCGAAGTCGGCGCCAACCGCATTGACGCAGCTGCCGCAGGCCTGGGCGCAGGCGCTGGCAACACCCCTATGGAAGTGCTGGTCGCCGTGTGCGCCCGCATGGGCATTGAAACCGGTGTGGATGTATTCAAGATTCAGGACGTGGCCGAAGACCTGGTCGTGCCGCTGATGGACTTCCCTATCCGTATCGACCGTGATGCACTGACACTGGGCTACGCCGGCGTGTACGGCAGCTTCCTGCTGTTTGCCAAGCGTGCTGAAGTCAAGTACGGCATTCCCGCACGTGAGCTGCTGCTGGAACTGGGCCGCCGCGGCATGGTGGGCGGTCAGGAAGACATGATTGAAGACACGGCCCTGACCATGGTGCGCCAGCGCAAGGCGGCTGCCCTAGCCTAA